One Salvia splendens isolate huo1 chromosome 12, SspV2, whole genome shotgun sequence genomic window carries:
- the LOC121758911 gene encoding probable WRKY transcription factor 20 isoform X2, with amino-acid sequence MQASGGNAAILLEKNFASGNAVEERTSSDFEFRFHTGVSTTSGLSSAAMSIPAGINRNGLVNHQDQRYSQSAIPSSSAPQCLGVARQDSSVYDSIDESKQGGQSNTGTQASVSEHKDSSSSVSAERTSEDGYNWRKYGQKLVKGSEFPRSYYKCTYPNCEVKKIFERSPSGHITEIVYKGSHDHLKPQSARRHNSGGLTSIQEDKLDKEDKMNTNTMEQNGSPMLSPLQTNEEGLDGSGSQFQGQNDDAEDDDPYLKRRKMEDGIDVTPVVKPIREPRVVVQTVSEVDILDDGYRWRKYGQKVVRGNPNPRSYYKCTNAGCPVRKHVERASHDPKAVITTYEGKHNHDVPIARNSSHELAGTAPYAGTSKMRAHDSGSSISLDLGVGIGRPGEHKREEGLDGEGGRRQNNPIYEIVNGGLNLYGNREAHNFQTPPINASNQCQPNLGRILMGP; translated from the exons ATGCAAGCATCTGGTGGTAATGCTGCAATTCTATTAGAGAAAAATTTCGCCAGTGGTAATGCTGTAGAGGAAAGAACTTCCAGTGATTTTGAGTTTAGGTTTCACACTGGAGTTAGTACGACATCAGGATTATCATCTGCAGCGATGTCG ATTCCTGCAGGAATTAATCGAAACGGACTAGTCAATCATCAAGATCAGCGATATTCTCAGTCTGCCATACCCTCTTCTTCAGCACCACAATGTCTTGGAGTAGCTCGACAGGATTCATCTGTGTATGATAGTATTGATGAATCAAAGCAAGGAGGTCAGTCCAATACAGGTACACAAGCTTCAGTTTCTGAGCATAAAGATAGCAGCTCGTCAGTCTCAGCTGAAAGAACATCAGAAGATGGGTATAACTGGAGAAAATATGGGCAGAAACTGGTTAAAGGAAGCGAGTTTCCACGAAGTTACTACAAGTGTACCTACCCTAACTGTGAGgtgaaaaaaatatttgaacgGTCTCCAAGTGGACATATTACAGAAATTGTGTACAAGGGTTCACATGATCATCTGAAACCTCAGAGTGCACGTCGGCACAATTCTGGGGGTCTTACGTCCATTCAAGAGGATAAATTGGACAAGGAGG ACAAGATGAACACCAATACTATGGAGCAAAATGGTTCTCCCATGTTGTCACCTCTGCAAACAAATGAGGAGGGATTAGATGGTTCTGGCTCACAGTTTCAGGGCCAAAATGATGATGCTGAAGATGATGATCCTTACTTGAAACGGAG AAAAATGGAGGATGGTATTGATGTTACACCAGTTGTTAAACCCATTCGTGAACCACGAGTTGTGGTTCAAACTGTGAGTGAGGTTGATATACTGGATGATGGGTATCGCTGGCGCAAGTATGGCCAGAAAGTTGTCCGAGGAAACCCCAATCCTAG GAGCTACTACAAGTGCACGAATGCAGGATGCCCAGTGAGGAAGCATGTGGAGAGGGCATCTCATGACCCGAAAGCTGTTATAACAACGTATGAGGGGAAGCACAACCATGATGTCCCGATTGCACGAAACAGCAGTCATGAACTTGCCGGGACTGCGCCATACGCAGGAACATCCAAGATGAGGGCGCATGACAGTGGCAGTTCAATTAGCCTTGACCTCGGTGTTGGAATCGGGCGACCAGGTGAGCACAAAAGGGAGGAAGGGTTGGATGGTGAAGGTGGACGACGCCAAAATAATCCAATCTATGAAATTGTAAATGGTGGGCTGAATCTATACGGAAATAGAGAAGCTCATAACTTTCAGACGCCACCGATAAATGCCTCTAACCAATGTCAGCCAAACCTTGGAAGAATACTTATGGGGCCTTAA
- the LOC121758911 gene encoding probable WRKY transcription factor 20 isoform X1 translates to MEERHHSLPHYSHPHSQLSENVPPHVTDVGGSTNGARYRLMSPAKLPISRSTSITIPPGLSPTSFLESPVLLSNIKAEPSPTTGSFFKPQLMQASGGNAAILLEKNFASGNAVEERTSSDFEFRFHTGVSTTSGLSSAAMSIPAGINRNGLVNHQDQRYSQSAIPSSSAPQCLGVARQDSSVYDSIDESKQGGQSNTGTQASVSEHKDSSSSVSAERTSEDGYNWRKYGQKLVKGSEFPRSYYKCTYPNCEVKKIFERSPSGHITEIVYKGSHDHLKPQSARRHNSGGLTSIQEDKLDKEDKMNTNTMEQNGSPMLSPLQTNEEGLDGSGSQFQGQNDDAEDDDPYLKRRKMEDGIDVTPVVKPIREPRVVVQTVSEVDILDDGYRWRKYGQKVVRGNPNPRSYYKCTNAGCPVRKHVERASHDPKAVITTYEGKHNHDVPIARNSSHELAGTAPYAGTSKMRAHDSGSSISLDLGVGIGRPGEHKREEGLDGEGGRRQNNPIYEIVNGGLNLYGNREAHNFQTPPINASNQCQPNLGRILMGP, encoded by the exons ATGGAAGAGCGCCATCACTCACTGCCTCACTATTCCCACCCCCACTCTCAGCTCTCGGAGAATGTTCCACCTCACGTGACCGATGTCGGCGGATCCACCAACGGAGCTAGGTACCGCCTCATGTCGCCGGCGAAGCTCCCGATCTCTAGGTCTACTTCCATCACTATTCCTCCCGGCCTCAGTCCGACGTCCTTCCTCGAGTCCCCCGTTCTCCTCTCTAACATTAAG GCTGAGCCTTCTCCCACCACGGGTTCCTTTTTCAAGCCTCAGTTGATGCAAGCATCTGGTGGTAATGCTGCAATTCTATTAGAGAAAAATTTCGCCAGTGGTAATGCTGTAGAGGAAAGAACTTCCAGTGATTTTGAGTTTAGGTTTCACACTGGAGTTAGTACGACATCAGGATTATCATCTGCAGCGATGTCG ATTCCTGCAGGAATTAATCGAAACGGACTAGTCAATCATCAAGATCAGCGATATTCTCAGTCTGCCATACCCTCTTCTTCAGCACCACAATGTCTTGGAGTAGCTCGACAGGATTCATCTGTGTATGATAGTATTGATGAATCAAAGCAAGGAGGTCAGTCCAATACAGGTACACAAGCTTCAGTTTCTGAGCATAAAGATAGCAGCTCGTCAGTCTCAGCTGAAAGAACATCAGAAGATGGGTATAACTGGAGAAAATATGGGCAGAAACTGGTTAAAGGAAGCGAGTTTCCACGAAGTTACTACAAGTGTACCTACCCTAACTGTGAGgtgaaaaaaatatttgaacgGTCTCCAAGTGGACATATTACAGAAATTGTGTACAAGGGTTCACATGATCATCTGAAACCTCAGAGTGCACGTCGGCACAATTCTGGGGGTCTTACGTCCATTCAAGAGGATAAATTGGACAAGGAGG ACAAGATGAACACCAATACTATGGAGCAAAATGGTTCTCCCATGTTGTCACCTCTGCAAACAAATGAGGAGGGATTAGATGGTTCTGGCTCACAGTTTCAGGGCCAAAATGATGATGCTGAAGATGATGATCCTTACTTGAAACGGAG AAAAATGGAGGATGGTATTGATGTTACACCAGTTGTTAAACCCATTCGTGAACCACGAGTTGTGGTTCAAACTGTGAGTGAGGTTGATATACTGGATGATGGGTATCGCTGGCGCAAGTATGGCCAGAAAGTTGTCCGAGGAAACCCCAATCCTAG GAGCTACTACAAGTGCACGAATGCAGGATGCCCAGTGAGGAAGCATGTGGAGAGGGCATCTCATGACCCGAAAGCTGTTATAACAACGTATGAGGGGAAGCACAACCATGATGTCCCGATTGCACGAAACAGCAGTCATGAACTTGCCGGGACTGCGCCATACGCAGGAACATCCAAGATGAGGGCGCATGACAGTGGCAGTTCAATTAGCCTTGACCTCGGTGTTGGAATCGGGCGACCAGGTGAGCACAAAAGGGAGGAAGGGTTGGATGGTGAAGGTGGACGACGCCAAAATAATCCAATCTATGAAATTGTAAATGGTGGGCTGAATCTATACGGAAATAGAGAAGCTCATAACTTTCAGACGCCACCGATAAATGCCTCTAACCAATGTCAGCCAAACCTTGGAAGAATACTTATGGGGCCTTAA